The stretch of DNA AATGGTGCTGAATCAGGATCAGAGCCTGCATAACGGGTCACCATTTGCAGTTGTTGTACTGGTACGTATAGAGTGGCGTCTTTGGCGTATACCAAGTGCAAGAACTCTTCAAAGATAGGCTCTTCTTTGGGCGGCGCTAAATTCAGAAGTACTAAACCTTGATAACGACCAATCCCATGATCAGAGTGCACAACCGGATCACCGATTTTAAGCTCAGATAAATCTTTAAAGAGCATATCTGGATCAGCGCTCTCACTCTCCTTACCCTTGCGCCTTTGACGAGCAGTGGCTGTGAACAGCTCTGCCTCCGTGACGATGATTAAGTTTTCAGCAGGCCAGGTGAAGCCATTAAACAGTTGCGCTGTTACCAGACCAAATAGAGCATTGCCTTTAATAAAATCGGAGACGCCTTCAAAACCTTCTGGCTTCAGTGGATAGAGTGGTTTTCCATGTTGACCGGCTACAGAATTACTCTCTTCAAAGAGTTGGCGAATGGATTCTTTTCGACCATTGCTATCAGTGCAAATGAGTACGCGTACTTTTTCTTGGGAAACCAGAGTGCGCAGCCGATTGATGGGGTCGGTATCTCGCCGATGAATAGATAGGTCGGGAACGGCTAAAAATTGCGGAGACTCTTGGGTTTCTTTATCTGTATCTTTATTTAATGCCAAACGTGCATATGGTTTAGCTGCTGTAAAGAATTGATCTACATCCAAAAATAATTCAGCTGGTGGAAGAATAGGGCGATCAAGATCATGTTTTAAGAATTCGTATCTGGAAACGGTATCTTTCCAAAAGCCCTTGATGGATTCTTCAACATCGCCGATGCTCACAGCCCAAACGGGATCGCCTGAGCGGGGAAAGTAATCAAAGACTGTCGATGACTCTTCAAAAAAGAGCGGTAGATAAGATTCTATACCTGCACTAGGAATTCCGAGGTTGGCATCTTTATAAATTGAGCACCGCGTTGGATCACCTTCAAATACTTCGCGCCAGCGCCCACGAAATGCCGTACGGGAAGCATCATCAAATGGGAATTCGTGACCTGGTAATAGGCGAACTTCTTTTACTGGATAGAGGCTACGCTGAGTATCGGGATCAAAAGCTCTAATTTGCTCAATCTCATCACCAAAAAGATCAAGGCGATAAGGCAGACTGGAGCCCATTGGAAATAAATCAATCAAGCCACCCCGGATGCTGTATTCACCAGGGCGCATCACCGAGCTGACGGGATCGTAACCGGCCTGTTGTAGCTGCAATTTCAGTGCAACTTCATTGAGCTTGTCACCCTGTCTGAAAAAGAAGGTGTGACCAGATAAAAAGTTTGGCGGACCCAGTCTTTGCAGTGCTGTAGTAATGGGAACCAGAACAATGTCGCAGCTGCCGTTGAGCAATTCATACAAAGTCGCTAGGCGCTCTGAAACCAAATCCTGGTGTGGCGAGAAATGGTCGTACGGTAGGATTTCCCAGTCAGGTAGTAGGCGTGTCTTGAGTTGCGGGGCAAAAGCGGGAATTTCTTCCAAAAGGCGCTGAGCCTCCTGTGCCTGGGCACAGAAAATGACCATGACTGAGAACTCTGAGCGATATCGAATGGCAGATTGGGCGATGAGCGCTGCATCTGACGAGCCAACCAGGCCTGAAAAGGTAAAGCGCTGCCCAGCCCTGGGTGCGGGTATGGGGGGTACTAGTTTTAATGCATCAGACATCTAGGCTCATTATAGAATCAGGTATGTTCGCTGGAAATCAATCTTCACCGTCTTTAGCTCAATGTCATGCCCTGTTGCCTACGGCAGGTACCGGATCTCGGCTTGGTGGAGCTTTGCCAAAGCAGTTTCAGGAGCTGGCAGGAAAGCCAATGCTAGCTTATGCCCTAGATGCTTTTATTCAGACTCCCGAGATTGCCTCTATATGGGTGGGCGTAAGCCCTGGTTTTATCGATAACCCCATCCTAGGCACGCTTACCAGTAAAGCTCCAGCGATCCGGTTCACTCCAAGCGGTGGACCCACCCGCCAAGAAACCGTCCTCAATACTTTGGCAGAGATGCTCAAAGCAGGTATTCCTGAGAGCGATTGGGTTCTGGTGCACGACGCCGCTAGACCAGGAATCACACCTCAACTCATTCAAAAACTCATTCTTGCTGTAAATCAAACGGGCGAGGGTGGCTTATTGGCAATGCCACTAGCTGACACCCTCAAAATGGCTGATGCTAACTCCGCAATTGCTGGTAATCCCAGCCGGTCTGTGAAGACAATATCCCGAGATCATCTATGGCAAGCCCAAACACCTCAGATGTTTGGTTTAAAGCAATTACACGATGCCATTGAAGAGGGCATTCGCTTGGAGGCGGATATTACGGATGAAGCCAGTGCTATGGAGCTGATTGGCAAAAACCCCCTATTAATTGAAGGTGCGACTCGTAATTTCAAAGTAACCCATCCGGCAGATTGGGATTTGATGCAAACCCTCTTGCGAACCCCTATAAACTTATAGTCAAGAGAACACTTACAAGCCCATGACATCCAGCACGCCTCATATTCCTCAATTTCGCATCGGCCAGGGCTACGACGTTCATGCCTTGGTCGAGGGTCGCAAGCTTATTCTCGGTGGGGTGCATGTCCCTAATGAAAAGGGCCTGTTGGGACATTCTGATGCGGATGCCTTGTTGCATGCTTTGACGGATGCTTTACTGGGCGCCGCAGGCTTAAATGATATTGGGCAGTTATTTCCAGATACAGATCCACAGTTTAAGGATATGGATAGCCGAATTTTGCTCAGAGCTGCTCTGCAAAAGATCCAAGCAGCTGGATTTCATGTGGGCAATGTGGACGCAACGATTATTTGCCAAAAACCTAAATTAGCCACTTTCTTACCGGAAATGGTTCGCAATATTGCAGCAGATTTGCTGGTGACGCCCAGCCATGTCAACCTCAAGGCTAAAACCAATGAATCTCTTGGGCACCTTGGCAGAGGTGAGGGCATAGCAGTTCATGCCGTGGCTTTGCTCTACAAGGCCTAAATATCCTTCAAAACCGCTAAGCATTGTAGAATTGTGGTCTTTAGAGTGAAGCTTCAGCTCGGTAGTGTTTGCGGAATTCGCGCGAGGATGGCGAAATTGGTAGACGCACCAGGTTTAGGTCCTGACGCCAGCAATGGTGTGGGGGTTCGAGTCCCCCTCCTCGCACCACAAGATAGCTACTTGGCTTGGGCTTCACATAATCCGATTTTCAATTAAGAGACGAGAATGGCTGCGCAGATAGAAAATTTAGGTCAGTTAGACCGCAAAGTGACCTTAGAGTTCGCTCGTGCCGATTTGGCTAAGGCGAGAGAAGACCGTTTAGCTAAATTGGGTAAAACCATGAAAGCCCCAGGCTTCCGTCCAGGCAAAGTGCCTAAGACCATGGTTGAAAAGCAATATGGCATGCAAGTCGATTTCGAACTTCAGTTCGACAAAGCTCAAGAACTCTTTTATGACTTAGCCCAAAAAGAAAAAATTCAATTAGCAGGTGAGCCACGCCTCGATCCTAAATCAGAATTAGATGCAGACAAAATTGTTTTCGATGCCTACTTTGAAGTTTTGCCAGAAGTAAAGATTGGCGATATCACTAAAGCAGAAGTAACTAAGTACACAACGGATATCTCGGATGCAGAGATTGATCGTGCACTCGATGTATTGCGCAAGCAGCAAGTACATTACCATCCACGTGGCGATGCCGGTGACCATGGTGATGGCGGCGCAAATACCGCTGCGCAAGCTGGCGACCAAGTGGTTATTGACTTCGTTGGTAAGATCGATGGCGTCGAATTTGCAGGCGGGA from Polynucleobacter duraquae encodes:
- the ispD gene encoding 2-C-methyl-D-erythritol 4-phosphate cytidylyltransferase, encoding MFAGNQSSPSLAQCHALLPTAGTGSRLGGALPKQFQELAGKPMLAYALDAFIQTPEIASIWVGVSPGFIDNPILGTLTSKAPAIRFTPSGGPTRQETVLNTLAEMLKAGIPESDWVLVHDAARPGITPQLIQKLILAVNQTGEGGLLAMPLADTLKMADANSAIAGNPSRSVKTISRDHLWQAQTPQMFGLKQLHDAIEEGIRLEADITDEASAMELIGKNPLLIEGATRNFKVTHPADWDLMQTLLRTPINL
- the ispF gene encoding 2-C-methyl-D-erythritol 2,4-cyclodiphosphate synthase gives rise to the protein MTSSTPHIPQFRIGQGYDVHALVEGRKLILGGVHVPNEKGLLGHSDADALLHALTDALLGAAGLNDIGQLFPDTDPQFKDMDSRILLRAALQKIQAAGFHVGNVDATIICQKPKLATFLPEMVRNIAADLLVTPSHVNLKAKTNESLGHLGRGEGIAVHAVALLYKA